In the Arachis stenosperma cultivar V10309 chromosome 8, arast.V10309.gnm1.PFL2, whole genome shotgun sequence genome, GCCTCCACTTATTGAAGCCAAAAACCGAACcaactttcttcctccttcaacaaaccggttcggccacacagagagagaagagataaccatgctaaatccaacatgcaattacctctagtcctttcttgatcatcacccttcatcaatccgagctctccatccttggcttcctctccaagatggatttctggcccttgatgcttcatgatgatgatgacttcatctgctttaATCTCTGCtttcaaccatcacttcgccactctagctactccctgtggtggttgatcagaatcaaagacaagccatgcttcaagaatctctCCTCTTGGCCGAATCTTCAGCGTCCCTTTTTGAGCATAAAAGGCTCAAGATTACTTCACCAAATCTAACCACATTTGGTGAAAATCTCAGTCACAGCTCATCTTTCTTTTAGtctgttttcttgccatcattagcttgatggtctTAGATGCATGCGACAACTTCCTTTCGGTGTTGAAGAACATTTCTTCCATTGTTTCCTGGACAAGGACCgaatagagaagaagaaagagatgagagagaatgaaaagaatctgaagaaaagcAATGCAAAGTGGTTAAGCAAATTAATTAGGaatagcttgcttttacttTCCTAACATAGAGTGGCGTGTTTGACATAATAGCCATCAATCACTTCATCTGAattttctctctcatgttccccatgcattatttaacaatgtaatagattttgaaatccatcacaTGGTTAAAGGCTTGGTTCCGTTGGAAGcactatgcttttatttttcctttgtttCGGACCAAGTATGGAACCTATTCTCTTTAGTATAATTTGGGCTTGTGACAATATGATCAAAGCTGGCCCATTTGGttaacatttgctttcctgataaaATTGTTTTCGGATCAAGCATGGAAAGCATTTGTTTGGGCTTGCAACAATTTATTCTAGCCCAATTATAACTAGCTTTAATTATAAACACAAAGCTGAACCAATAATGCAACAGTTGGgctttgttaattttcttttgtttcggCCCAGCATAaaatctgcacaacaaaattattaattaagcatatatgaattaagatcaaattaataattttgtaattaaatatttcaataatgtttgttcatcatcaaaattaaataagagttttccaaactcatcataaagtaaattaaatttagctattttaaggcctaaaaagcatgttttcatacttaacaaattaagggagaattacaaaaccatgctaattgaataaatgtggaaaAAGTTTATAAAATTCCCTAAATTATGCCACAAGATAAatcacaaaattggggtttatcaaacctctccacacttaaactaagcatgtcctcatgctaagaataaagaaggacaagaaaaggggtatgaacatttattcaatgcaaagaAGCTATATgcacctatctatatgaatgcaactaaatgcaaagtgattctacctacttggttaaaaaatGAATCAGTCTCCAAGAACACATATAAGCAAGTAGGGCAAAGATAGTATGATGATTCATGAATCCCaccaattcaaatatcaaaatgaagttcaaatagacttgcaagaagaaatcTCATGAAAGCCGAGAACAAGGAATTGatcatcgaaccctcaccggaagtgtatccgttctagtcactcaagtgtatagggttgattcgctcaattctcttctaataatgctttccaagatttgtttttcatctaacaatcaacaattattcaatgcatgcatacattcatcatgagatCTTATttataggttgtaatggggttagggtaaAGGTGgggatgcatatggtcaagtgaacttgaaatttgaatctttgattaacctaaactctcacctaacacatataacaacctatacaattctaataCAATATCTAACTACCCATgattttcactttttcacatactcatgcatcctctttaattcacattccatatgcattgattattattgaacttcactttgggacattttgtcccctctttattgcttttctttttctttctttttctatttttttcttttggtatatatatattgcaataaagtatatacaaaagtatcaatgcatatggttttacatttaattacacataagtatgtacccaattctcaGAATTTTTACAAAAAAGTATAAAGACACCCTTTTATCTCTACCCAATGTTCCCAACTCTCCCAATCTTAAATGATAAACACTCTCATCAGCCTAAACTagtcaaagatccaaacaaaagacatttattgtttttcgctttaggcttgtaatgtgctaaaatcaAGAACAATTGGGTTAAGCATAGACTCAAAATTggttaacaatggaagataaaaggtaggctatttggatAAATGAGGTAAATGAAATGAtgacctcaatcatataaatgcatgtatacacaaaataatggatacGAAAATGTTACAGTAGCAGTGGATTCGAAAATGTTGTGAGGCACAAGTGCAACTCGCAAGTGGCTAACAATTTACATATTGTCTCCTTGTAGCAGTCAAGAATAGTAGGGAAGATCTATTGATGATGAGTGCCACACAGTGTGATAGAACATTACAAGTGTTTAGTGTGGAGGATCTTGAGCCGCTAGAAAAGTGGAGCCAAATATCGTATCGTGTTCGACTAAACTCTCAGACAACTGTGGCATGTTCCAGTCGTTGCATTTTTCATATCGCCATGCAATTATGTCTTGCACAGCAGCTAGTATTGAGTGGGGTACATATGTCGACCCTGTATACAAGATGGAGTTTGTGCTCAAGGTGTACGAGATAGACCACTACCGATTGCAAATGAGAAGTTGTGGCCAGAATAACATGGTACTAAATTGCGATCCATCCCAGCTATGCGAAGGAAGGTTAAGGATCGACCAGTGTCCACACGCATTAGAAATGAGATGAACCTTGTTGAGCGTTAAGAGAAGCGTTGTAGCTTGTGTAGGTAGGTAGATTACACACATTGGACTGTCTGAATATACCTACAGAGGACCCAtgattctattttttaatatgtcatttacattgtattttatgttgtcagaaaatttattttttaatgttgtgtACATATTTTAAGAAATTTGATTTGTACTAATATGCtgtattaattaaaatattaaaaaatttctttAAACATATATCTCATTCTTAGCAAAGACGAGATTGTTATGAACATATCTCGTCTTTGTTATAGACAATATATTCAAAAATATCGCACTGTCTAATTTCGTCTACAGACTAAAAATATTGTTAATAATTTCTTACATGTCTCGTCTATGGCAGAGATAAGATATATAATAAGATATATTAACATAAATTTATCCATACGTATTTTTAAGCATAAATTTAgtattcattttatttatttacaaaaatCCAAAGTCCACGTCAAGTTACAACAGGAACCAGATCGAGATAGTCTGTTTGGTTGTGGGTGATTATCGGGGGTCTTTCAACCTAACCTAGTCCAAAAACACCTCATAGATGTTGGTCCTGTCCAAAAAATAAAACCtcataggttttagtgaaaCTGAAGCCCGCCAAattctgatatggtggagatcATTTTTGATCGATTACATACATAAAATGCTAGTTTTCATTATTTAATAATCATACAATTACACACAAGAATTTATGCTCGTTGAAGCATGCAGCTAAATAGATATGAAAGAAAAAAGATCAACTAATATTGATACCTCCACATACAAGAATGGACAAACACATTTTGCAATTGGAAAgctagaaattaaaaataagaaatgaTCTATGATTTAATGAATTGCCTTGGACACATGGTCTTTTGAGGGATATAGAAATCAATAACATGCTCCTTCCACTTGTTGTCATCGAGATAAATCTCATAAAAGCTCACTTCCCCACTTGATCTGATGCTTAAGGCAGCGCTACTCCTAGTACCATATAAACCCTACACAATATGATGATTTCATTGGAAACTTACCAAGTCAAAGTCAACTAAAAATTATTTGCTTTTGaaagattaatttattattaccAGTGGAGTATCTACTTCAACAAAGATGGAGCTAAGATTGTATTCCCACTCAAGAGAGCATATGTGAGGTAGTACACTTTTCTCTGCTTTCACTCTGTCCTTCATCACATTTTCAATTACCTCCTTTGCAGGTATTTCTTCTTTACCATATTTTGCTATTTCTTTTTTGAAATTCGATTCAAGTCGCTTagcctgaaaaaaaaaaatatatatatatatatatatatatatatatatatatatatatatatatatatatattactatgtTTTTATGTTTGTGTAATttgatgaaaatattttttggaaaCTAAATAATTTCTTAGAATTATATcggtgtaatttttttttctaaagttAGAAGAAAGATTCGAGTCTGAAATCTCTAGGTGAGAATTATAACTCGTTGATTTGAACCGTCTTGCATGCAGGGACGGATTTAGAGGAGGGCGAGTAGTGGCTTCGCcccctccaaaatttttaaaaactatatttatatatgtgatatgtatttaaaaaaataaaaaatattatataatttagtattttcatatgtattattttttattatgtgatAGATTTATGTCTTAATTGTTTAATTCACTAATAACTTTAacttaactaatttaatatcataCCTCAAGTCTTTGTAactttcaaattagtttttatataataatctttatatttatttaaaaaaatcatttgtttattttatattaacatatttaaaatttatattattatattaataataacttacGTAGTTATATTTTGATAATCATATTATGtactttagatatttttttcttataaaaaatatttatttttcttctaaatttacttgttaaaagaaaaatttttataaaaatatcttatatcttgtattttataaaagtattgtgtctttcaaataattaataatttattatttattttcaaatttttaaaatttttaaaataattaattttaattaataagatatATGATCATTTTTAACTAAACACGCTATAAATTATTGgtactttataattttataatgtactattgatattgttatattttttttatataactatcatattaaaaataaaattgtgaaaaaaacttataattatatatatatatatattttttgataaattttttggAAGACTAACTCTAATAactatatgttaattatttttatcaaataaaaaaaattatttaaaatttgaccCCTCTACACTAAATTTTCTGGATCCCTCCCTGCATGTAATGATTAAATTAAGCACCGGCTATATAATATACCACTAACCTTATGCCATGGTGAGTCTAATTTGTCGTTTGAGAGAACATGGAGGCCTGAAGGAACCTCTTGAATGGTTATGGGCTGTCCTTTGGGCCTATTTGAGATGTACATCATTGATTTGGTGCTAATATCAGCCACAATCAAGTTGAACCCATTGTAATAGTGAGCCTCTCTTTTCAGGCTTTCTGCAAATTCCTGTGGATGCTTTCCACTCTgctaaaaattaaattgttcattgacacaaaaaaaaaaaaacttcattGATAACAACGTGGATGCAGGTGATTAATTAGTTtccataattaaaaaaaattaattactttagttatttttatagttttattagATTTATAATTaggttcttttttttctttcaattagacctttatattacttttaattttataattaggttcttatccatataaaacatattaaagttaatgaaatattttttcacaaattagAAGTATCcacaattaaaaatttaactagatctttaactatttttttaaaagaaatattcagttaattttaatatttttgacataaaaataatttaattataaaattaaaaaatataaaaaaatttaattataaatttaataaaactataaaaactaataaaataactaaacaaTTAAGTAATAATATGCTAGGAGTCAATAAACAACAAACTTATCATTACTTAAAATACAAAACAATAACAAAATGATTATTATTACATGCACAActgaaaaatattattattagtgaATGTCTAAGTatcaaaatttcatttaaaaaataaagagacaATAGCTTTGCAATATTCAATCTCTATAAgtcatatataaattttatgaaCAAATATAGGAAACCCAACTTTTAACTAACCTAGCcaattttttttacttctttgtaaaattatatctttagccatcaattttttctaaaagatttaaaattaaaacttaaagtttaaaagataaatttaaaatttataatctaaaaaataaaaataaaaataaaatagttttataattaattcaaattatatatatatacatgtgcGTGCACCTTTAGAAATAGGAGGGGTAACTCTCCTCTGCTTTTGGCTTCAGGGAGGGTATGGAGTTCCAAAACATTGGTAAGAAAAGCTACTCTTCCTTCTCTTGAACAAGCCAACCATGTCCCCATTGCTATCTCGTCTCTTCCTCCAACAATATCATCACAATCTTCCCACCATGACACTGCCTTTGTAGGCCTTCATCACATTCATATATCCATAAGtaaaacaatatataatatatgcaATTCCataaaagaagaaaccaaattaattaaacttGCCTATTATGGTACTCATCTCTGTTGCTCAAAAGAAAAAATGGGTAGAGTGGATGTGCTTGCCAAAGAAACAAAGCTATACACATTGTTCTGTGATGAATATTATTGAATATTCTTTATAGAATCAAGACATAACAATTTACATCGCTTGCCACGTATATATATAGAGCATCACATTCAACTAATTTTCCATGCACATATTCAATTCTTAATTATTACATCAAGTTGGCAAAAAATTTCATCCATTATTAAAAAGCTAATAATAAGTAGCTAAATTGAACGCAGCATTGTTGCACTTGCACAACTTCGAACACAAGCATTTATGATCGAGGTTGAGTAGAACAAagaactatatatatatatatatatatattcattagTTGGGTTacatcttctccttcttcaactGCATCCTAGCTATAGCTCCTAGCCGCAGAACTATATATGGGGGTTAGTTGTTGAGAATTTTTACTACTAAAGATGTTTATTATTCAATTTAGTTGCGATGAAAGTGTAAAGTTTATGTGAttcctttatttttaattttggtatATCACAAATGATCTTTAGTGCAACCCAAAAAAAATTGTACTAAATTTACTTATCTTATTACTCCAAATATCAAATATGGTGGCTCATTTATAGGGCTAGCAGAATATCAAATCAGAGAATTAGGAGAGAAGAACTGTCCAAATTATTGTTTCTTAAATACGACGACATACCCCTTCAGCTACCAAAGGGTTCCAAATTGCCACATTCGGAAAATCTGTGCACCTTTTATGGGATCTTAATACACTCCTTTCATATCAACAATGCATTATGTTTATAATTTCTGTGGCAACAATCATCAATACTCTTAACAACATAGAAAAGCAAGGCAAAGGAGATAGCACCAAATTAAAGTAGTTTTGTTTGTACTAGGGTTACTACCATGCTACAATAGCTACATGTAACTTTATGTTATCCACTTTATGGCCTATAGGCTGTGGTACAACTCTAGAATAtcgtctttttctttttcaatttttgctTCATTTTCACCGAAAAGCAACTTTTATCAATTAAtgcaatatatatatagcttAGAAAATGGGCAAAAgaaaaattatcataaaaataagaaaaaaattccACTCTTCCAGCCTAAGagatgttaaaataatatttttttctcttttatttataaaatatacattctcctcctttataacttttaaaaaatctcttctttaattcattttaaatttattgtattaactaatgttaattttatctattttttaaaaaataaattattttttacaaaaatattcttttacaaaaattttcttttttcttattaaattttgcttaccaaaatatcttttaataagttatttttttgttaattaaattatatttttatcaaaatatttttttaaaaaatttaataattaaattattattttttaagatacccttcaataattttttaattattaaattgtgattttaccaaaaaattcgttaacaattatttttatattttactattaattttttgatatcaatatatattattttaacattaaataaaaaaatcttgccactattaatatgtataacaattaatatatattgatatctGAAAATAATcttattaagatttttttatttaatgttaaaataatatatattgatatcaaaaaattagtagtaaaatataactataattattaataaaattttgataaaattataatttaataattaaaaaattattgaaggatatcttagaaaaaaataatttaattattaaatttaaaaaatattttggtaaaaatataatttaattaataaaaaaataatttattaaaagatattttggtgagtaaaatttttggtaaagagtatttttgtaaaaaataaattattttttcttaaaaataaataaagttaacattagttaacacaaaaataaaatttaaaatagattaaagataaaattttttgaaggttatacaaaaagaaaatgtatattttataaataaagagaaagaaagTGTTATTTTAACATCTCTAAAAAAAAGGGTAAAATTTTCTCAAAAAAAGAACTAGTAGGGTACATGCATATGTAGTTGGGAAAATATTGGTGATATGGCAAAACT is a window encoding:
- the LOC130945445 gene encoding uncharacterized protein LOC130945445, encoding MCIALFLWQAHPLYPFFLLSNRDEYHNRPTKAVSWWEDCDDIVGGRDEIAMGTWLACSREGRVAFLTNVLELHTLPEAKSRGELPLLFLKSGKHPQEFAESLKREAHYYNGFNLIVADISTKSMMYISNRPKGQPITIQEVPSGLHVLSNDKLDSPWHKAKRLESNFKKEIAKYGKEEIPAKEVIENVMKDRVKAEKSVLPHICSLEWEYNLSSIFVEVDTPLGLYGTRSSAALSIRSSGEVSFYEIYLDDNKWKEHVIDFYIPQKTMCPSCMLQRA